ggtcacccatccaagtactaaccgggcccgaggttgcttaacttccgagattgaacgagatcgggtctactcaacctggtatggtcgtaggcgatttcaaaagaaagaaaatggccttttcaattataactcgagtgcataggaaattcaaaaacgcaaacaattgctataaatttcattgaagtatacagcatgactaaaatgcttacaacacccggtattcccaggcgttcacccatccaagtactaaccgggcccgaggttgcttaacttccgagatcgaacgagatcgggtctactcaacctggtatggtcgtaggcgatttcaaaagaaagaaaatggccttttcaattataattcgattgcataggaaattcaaaaacgcaaacaattgctataaatttcattgaagtatacagcatgactaaaatgcttacaacacccggtattcccaggcggtcacccatccaagtactaaccgggcccgaggttgcttaacttccgagatcgaacgagatcgggtctactcaacctgataGGGTcttaggcggtttcaaaagaaagaaaatggccttttcaattataattcgattgcataggaaattcaaaacgcaaacagttgcaataaatttaattgaaatatacagcatgactaaaatgcttacaacacccggtattcccaggcggtcacccatccaagttcTAACCGtgcccgacgttgcttaacttccgagatcgaacgagatcgggtctactcaacctggtatggtcgtaggcgatttcaaaagaaagaaaatggcgttttcaattataattcgattgcataggaaattcaaaaacgcaaacagttgctataaatttcattgaaatatacagcatgactaaaatgcttacaacacccggtattcccaggcggtcacccatccaagtactaaccgggcccgaggttgcttaacttccgagatcgaacgagaacgggtctactcaacctggtatggtcgtaggcgatttcaaaagaaagaaaatggccttttcaattataattcgattgcataggaaattcaaaaacgcaaacagttgctataaatttcattgaaatatacagcatgactaaaatgcttacaacacccggtattcccaggcggtcacccatccaagtactaaccgggcccgaggttgcttaacttccgagattgaacgagatcgggtctactcaacctggtatggtcgtaggcgatttcaaaagaaagaaaatggccttttcaattataactcgagtgcataggaaattcaaaaacgcaaacaattgctataaatttcatagaagtatacagcatgactaaaatgcttacaacacccggtattcccaggcgttcacccatccaagtactaaccgggcccgaggttgcttaacttccgagatcgaacgagatcggtcctactcaacctggtatggtcttaggcggtttcaaaagaaagaaaatggccttttcaattataattcgattgcataggaaattcaaaaacgcaaacagttgctataaatttctttcaaatatacagcatgactaaaatgcttacaacacccggtattcccaggcggtcacccatccaagtactaaccgggcccgaggttgcttaacttccgagatcgaacgagatcgggtctactcaacctggtatggtcgtaggcgatttcaaaagaaagaaaacggccttttcaattaaaattcgattgcataggaaattcaaaaacgcaaacagttgctataaatttcattgaaatttacagcatgactaaaatgcttacaacacccggtattcccaggcggtcacccatccaattactaacagggcccgaggttgcttaacttccgagatcgaacgagatcgggtctactcaacttggtatggtcgtaggcgatttcaaaagaaagaaatcggCCTTTTCAtatataattcgattgcataagaaattcaaaaacgcaaacaattgctataaatttcattgaagtatacagcatgactaaaatgcttacaacacccggtattcccaggcggtcacccatccaagtactaaccgggcacgaggttgcttaacttccgagatcgaacgagatcgggtctactcaacctggtatggtcgtaggcgatttcaaaagaaagaaaatggccttttcaattataattcgattgcataggaaattcaaaaacgcaaacaattgctataaagttcattgaagtatacagcatgactaaaatgcttacaacacccggtattcccaggcggtcacccatccaggtactaaccgggcccgagtctgcttaacttccgagatcgaacgagatcgggtctactcaacctggtatggtcgtaggcgatttcaaaagaaagaaaatggccttttcaattataattcgattgcataggaaattcaaacaCGCAAagagttgttataaatttcattgaaatatacagcatgactaaaatgcttacaacacccggtattcccaggcggtcacccatccaagtactaaccgggcccgaggttgcttaacttccgagatcgaacgagatcgggtctactcaacctggtatggtcgtaggcgatttcaaaagaaagaaaatggccttttcaattataattcgattgcataggaaattgaaaatggcaaacaattgctataaatttcattgaaatatacagcatgactaaaatgcttacaacacccggtattcccaggcggtcacccatccaagtactaaccgggcccgaggttgcttaacttccgagatcgaacgagatcgggtctactcaacctggtatggtcgtaggcgatttcaaaagaaagaaaatggccttttcaattataacactgtgctgcgtttgaaaattttttttcataggtcaaagatgttttaactgtttctgaatcgattttttgcgctgaactcaaaaatgcaaccagtttttttcaatcaggtcaagttttttttctatcacatatTTAATTATGCTAGCTTTGGTCGTTATTGTGCACAAAGAAACTAATTTCTGGGGTAGCTTAATTGGTCATGCATGTTGTCAATTTTCGCAAgatggtatttttatttgaatgtaaggtttttgcaatgacagccattttaaatactacaaaaatataatgacaCAGTTGAAATAAAGGCACTTACAACTAACCAAGAAAGCTTCCTAAcacataattttgttcaacGGCGCTCAACCTAAAAGTAGAAGTTAATATGTTACATTATAGACACGTAAACACTTAACAtcacaaatgtgttttaaatgtgaaatactTGCAAACATCaatgtgtgaaataaaaacgaagTGTTCAAAATAGCTTAACACAGAAAGCGTTGTGCGGCACATGATGATATTACGacattaaatgcaataacaatataaatacaaatgatttatgctgacaaaaagtgttgcttcaaagattttcttctatGTGTGGTGTTGGGAAGATCTCTTTTTAAGCACCAACAGTAATCTGCAAGCATGTTTACATCCCAGCATCCTTGGTACCTTTCTTCCATATGGCGAAGGTCTTGGTGGAATCTCTCTCCATGTTCTTCGCTGTAGTCACCACAGTTGTCAGGAAAGTAATCTAAATGCGAACTCAGAAAGTGCATTTTCACAGACATCCGGGCTCCAAGGGATTGAAAACTTTCAAGCAGCTCTTTAACCTGTGCTTCATAATCAGGGATTCTATGCTTTCCaaggaagtttgaaattactgcTCGAAATCCTGTCCATGCTCTTTTTTCTACTGCACTCATGTGTGCAGTAAAACCTTCGTCTTTCATCAGCTCACGGATCTGTGGCCCATCAAAGACTCCTGCTCGTAGCTTCGCTTCAGAGATGCGGggaaatttcatttgtaagaACTTGAAGGTTGGGCCATCTTTATCAAGTGCTTTGGTATAGTTTTTCATGAGACCAAGTTTAATGTGGAGAGGTggcaaaagaatattttgtggatcaactaagtaagcaaatttgacatttttaaaaccaggTGTAAAACTTGTTCTGGGTAGCCAGCTAATTTGTGTGTAGTGGCGATCATCAGCCCTCGAGTCccacagacacaaaaaacatggatGTTTAGTGTAACCGGCCTGTAACCCAAGAAgtattgaaatcatttttaagtcaccacatattttccatttgtgtTGGCTATACTGAAGAGATTTCAAAAGGTATTTCATGTCTTCATAGCATTCAGTGAGCTTCACTGAATGTCCAACAGGAACAGAACCAATCTTATTGCCATTGTGTAGTAATACTACCTTCAAACTCTTTACAGAtgagtccaaaaacaatcgccattcTGCCGAACTGTATACTATGCCCAAAGCTGATATTAATCCTGAAACATCTTGACATCATCTAGGGAATGGTCTTCgtcataattgaaatattttctaaactaTTTATCTTCATACCGATACCAGAAATATGTGGTGCATGGAGCTAGCAAGTTGTTCTCACGTAGTCGTGATCCTAGGAGCTGAGCGGATTCTTTGGTGAGATTTAAATCTCGGGTTAGGTCATTCAGCTCAAGCTGTGTAAGAGGCTTCGGTTGGCTTGTACTTTGCTCTGCATCCCATGTGTCTTGTTCACTTGCTTTGCTCGCTGCAGATGAACAACACTCCATTTCACTTATTTCTCCAGGTGGTTCTGGAACAGGAATACCAGGGCCATGTGGTACTGGTTTCATGGCTGAAGGAACATCAGGGTACTTCACATGTTGTTTGTTCTTCCGGTTTATtcctaaaatgaaaaagaacactTTTACTCTTAAATCAAGCAATTAATGAAAATGCCTCCATACAATGCAAGTATCAGCATACCTTGTAAGTTGgtcatgcaaaaataacaatcagtGACATGGTCTTTTCCTTCTCTCCATACCATAGGAATACCGAAAGGAAGgctctttattttctttaggCTCCATAATCTCAAGTTTTCAACGCATGCTCTACAACATATGTGCGGAGCAAATGCCTTGTCCTGATCGCCTAGTTTTACTCCAAAATACGCATAATAtgcttttttaacaaactgcGTAATTTTTGCTTGGCGACTGCGCAGGGTGACCTTGCCACATATGTAACAGAACCTGTCTGGATCATTTTTGCACTTTCTCAttgtactgtaaaaacaaatcatctaAACTGCACACTAAACTAGcctgtaaaaacaagttcagaagtttaacttttcaagcacCAGGTGTATTCGTTATGTTCTtctcattgtgatgtcactgaagtttcatcaaaactaaatcatttttatgacaCCACAAATCTCAATCGCAAACGCTGAAAGCTgaagttgtcaaaaatttcaaacgcaATTTGCCAAAAAACTAGACCTGATTGAAGAAAACGGATAACagttttggattcagcatcaAAAAGTACACTAAGAACCGTCAATACTTTATTAACCTAAAAATTAACGCAGCACAGtgtaattcgattgcataggaaattcaaaaacgcaaacagttgctataaatttcattgaaatatacagcattactaaaatgcttacaacacccggtattcccaggcggtcacccatccaagtactaaccgggcccgaggttgcttaacttccgagattgaacgagatcgggtctactcaacctggtatggtcgtaggcgatttcaaaagaaagaaaatggccttttcaattataattcgattgcataggaaattcaaacacgcaaacagttgttataaatttcattgaaatatacagcatgactaaaatgcttacaacacccggtattcccaggcgttcacccatccaagtactaaccgggcccgaggttgcttaacttccgagatcgaacgagatcgggcctactcaacctggtatggtcttaggcggtttcaaaagaaagaaaatggccttttcaattataattcgattgcataggaaattcaaaaacgcaaacagttgctataaatttctttcaaatatacagcatgactaaaatgcttacaacacccggtattcccaggcggtcacccatccaagtactaaccgggcccgaggttgcttaacttccgagatcgaacgagatcgggtctactcaacctggtatggtcgtaggcgatttcaaaagaaagaaaatggccttttcaattaaaattcgattgcataggaaattcaaaaacgcaaacagttgctataaatttcattgaaatttacagcatgactaaaatgcttacaacacccggtattcccaggcggtcacccatccaagtactaacagggcccgaggttgcttaacttccgagatcgaacgagatcgggtctactcaacttggtatggtcgtaggcgatttcaaaagaaagaaatcggCCTTTTCAtatataattcgattgcataagaaattcaaaaacgcaaacaattgctataaatttcattgaagtatacagcatgactaaaatgcttacaacacccggtattcccaggcggtcacccatccaagtactaaccgggcacgaggttgcttaacttccgagatcgaacgagatcgggtctactcaacctggtatggtcgtaggcgatttcaaaagaaagaaaatggccttttcaattataattcgattgcataggaaattcaaaaacgcaaacaattgctataaagttcattgaagtatacagcatgactaaaatgcttacaacacccggtattcccaggcggtcacccatccaagtactaaccgggcccgaggttgcttaacttccgagatcgaacgagatcgggtctactcaacctggtatggtcgtaggcgatttcaaaagaaagaaaatggccttttcaattaaaattcgattgcataggaaattcaaaaacgcaaacagttgctataaatttcattgaaatttacagcatgactaaaatgcttacaacacccggtattcccaggcggtcacccatccaagtactaacagggcccgaggttgcttaacttccgagatcgaacgagatcgggtctactcaacttggtatggtcgtaggcgatttcaaaagaaagaaatcggCCTTTTCAtatataattcgattgcataagaaattcaaaaacgcaaacaattgctataaatttcattgaagtatacagcatgactaaaatgcttacaacacccggtattcccaggcggtcacccatccaagtactaaccgggcacgaggttgcttaacttccgagatcgaacgagatcgggtctactcaacctggtatggtcgtaggcgatttcaaaagaaagaaaatggccttttcaattataattcgattgcataggaaattcaaaaacgcaaacaattgctataaagttcattgaagtatacagcatgactaaaatgcttacaacacccggtattcccaggcggtcacccatccaagtactaaccgggcccgaggttgcttaacttccgagatcgaacgagatcgggtctactcaacctggtatggtcgtaggcgatttcaaaagaaagaaaatggccttttcaattaaaattcgattgcataggaaattcaaaaacgcaaacagttgctataaatttcattgaaatttacagcatgactaaaatgcttacaacacccggtattcccaggcggtcacccatccaagtactaacagggcccgaggttgcttaacttccgagatcgaacgagatcgggtctactcaacttggtatggtcgtaggcgatttcaaaagaaagaaatcggCCTTTTCAtatataattcgattgcataagaaattcaaaaacgcaaacaattgctataaatttcattgaagtatacagcatgactaaaatgcttacaacacccggtattcccaggcggtcacccatccaagtactaaccgggcacgaggttgcttaacttccgagatcgaacgagatcgggtctactcaacctggtatggtcgtaggcgatttcaaaagaaagaaaatggccttttcaattataattcgattgcataggaaattcaaaaacgcaaacaattgctataaagttcattgaagtatacagcatgactaaaatgcttacaacacccggtattcccaggcggtcacccatccaggtactaaccgggcccgagtctgcttaacttccgagatcgaacgagatcgggtctactcaacctggtatggtcgtaggcgatttcaaaagaaagaaaatggccttttcaattataattcgattgcataggaaattcaaacacgcaaacagttgttataaatttcattgaaatatacagcatgactaaaatgcttacaacacccggtattcccaggcggtcacccatccaagtactaaccgggcccgaggttgcttaacttccgagatcgaacgagatcgggtctactcaacctggtatggtcgtaggcgatttcaaaagaaagaaaatggccttttcaattataattcgattgcataggaaattgaaaatggcaaacagttgctataaatttcattgaaatatacagcatgactaaaatgcttacaacacccggtattcccaggcggtcacccatccaagtactaaccgggcccgaggttgcttaacttccgagatcgaacgagatcgggtctactcaacctggtatggtcgtaggcgatttcaaaagaaagaaaatggccttttcaattataattcgattgcataggaaattcaaaaacgcaaacagttgctataaatttcattgaaatatacagcattactaaaatgcttacaacacccggtattcccaggcggtcacccatccaagtactaaccgggcccgaggttgcttaacttccgagattgaacgagatcgggtctactcaacctggtatggtcgtaggcgatttcaaaagaaagaaaatggccttttcaattataattcgattgcataggaaattcaaacacgcaaacagttgttataaatttcattgaaatatacagcatgactaaaatgcttacaacacccggtattcccaggcggtcacccatccaagtactaaccgggcccgaggttgcttaacttccgagatcgaacgagatcgggtctactcaacctggtatggtcgtaggcgatttcaaaagaaagaaaatggccttttcaattataattcgattgcataggaaattgaaaatggcaaacaattgctataaacttcattgaaatatacagcatgactaaaatgcttacaacacccggtattcccaggcggtcacccatccaagtactaaccgggcctgaggttgcttaacttccgagatcgaacgagatcgggtctactcaacctggtatggtcgtaggcgatttcaaaagaaagaaaatggccttttcaattataattcgattgcataggaaattcaaaaacgcaaacagttgctataaatttcattgaaatatacagcattactaaaatgcttacaacacccggtattcccaggcggtcacccatccaagtactaaccgggcccgaggttgcttaacttccgagattgaacgagatcgggtctactcaacctggtatggtcgtaggcgatttcaaaagaaagaaaatggccttttcaattataattcgattgcataggaaattcaaacacgcaaacagttgttataaatttcattgaaatatacagcatgactaaaatgcttacaacacccggtattcccaggcggtcacccatccaagtactaaccgggcccgaggttgcttaacttccgagatcgaacgagatcgggtctactcaacctggtatggtcgtaggcgatttcaaaagaaagaaaatggccttttcaattataattcgattgcataggaaattgaaaatggcaaacaattgctataaatttcattgaaatatacagcatgactaaaatgcttacaacacccggtattcccaggcggttacccatccaagtactaaccgggcccgaggttgcttaacttccgagatcgaacgagaacgggtctactcaacctggtatggtcgtaggcgatttcaaaagaaagaaaatggccttttcaattataattcgattgcataggaaattcaaaaacgcaaacagttgctataaatttcattgaaatatacagcattactaaaatgcttacaacacccggtattcccaggcggtcacccatccaagtactaaccgggcccgaggttgcttaacttccgagattgaacgagatcgggtctactcaacctggtatggtcgtaggcgatttcaaaagaaagaaaatggccttttcaattataactcgagtgcataggaaattcaaaaacgcaaacaattgctataaatttcattgaagtatacagcatgactaaaatgcttacaacacccggtattcccaggcgttcacccatccaagtactaaccgggcccgaggttgcttaacttccgagatcgaacgagatcgggtctactcaacctggtatggtcgtaggcgatttcaaaagaaagaaaatggccttttcaattataattcgattgcataggaaattcaaaaacgcaaacaattgctataaatttcattgaagtatacagcatgactaaaatgcttacaacacccggtattcccaggcggtcacccatccaagtactaaccgggcccgaggttgcttaacttccgagatcgaacgagatcgggtctactcaacctggtagggtcttaggcggtttcaaaagaaagaaaatggccttttcaattataattcgattgcataggaaattcaaaaacgcaaacagttgcaataaatttaattgaaatatacagcatgactaaaatgcttacaacacccggtattcccaggcggtcacccatccaagtactaaccgggcccgaggttgcttaacttccgagatcgaacgagatcgggtctactcaacctggta
The Clavelina lepadiformis chromosome 4, kaClaLepa1.1, whole genome shotgun sequence DNA segment above includes these coding regions:
- the LOC143453113 gene encoding uncharacterized protein LOC143453113, whose translation is MICFYSTMRKCKNDPDRFCYICGKVTLRSRQAKITQFVKKAYYAYFGVKLGDQDKAFAPHICCRACVENLRLWSLKKIKSLPFGIPMVWREGKDHVTDCYFCMTNLQGINRKNKQHVKYPDVPSAMKPVPHGPGIPVPEPPGEISEMECCSSAASKASEQDTWDAEQSTSQPKPLTQLELNDLTRDLNLTKESAQLLGSRLRENNLLAPCTTYFWYRYEDK